From the Peromyscus leucopus breed LL Stock chromosome 8b, UCI_PerLeu_2.1, whole genome shotgun sequence genome, one window contains:
- the Aipl1 gene encoding aryl-hydrocarbon-interacting protein-like 1, whose protein sequence is MDVSLLLNVEGVKKTILHGGTGELPNFITGSRVTFHFRTMKCDGEHTVIDDSRQVGQPMSIIIGNMFKLEVWETLLMSMRLGEVAEFWCDTIHTGVYPMLSRSLRQVAEGKDPTSWHVHTCGLANMFAYHTLGYEDLDELQKEPQPLIFLIELLQVEAPSEYQRETWNLNNEEKMQAVPLLHGEGNRLFKLGRYDQAATKYQEAIVCLRNLQTKEKPWEVEWLKLEKMINTLILNYCQCLLKKEEYYEVLEHTSDILRHHPGIVKAYYVRARAHAEVWNAEEAKADLEKVLELEPSMRKAVLRELRQLESRLADKQEEERQRCRNMLG, encoded by the exons ATGGACGTCTCTCTACTCCTCAATGTGGAGGGTGTCAAAAAGACCATTCTGCATGGGGGGACGGGAGAACTCCCTAACTTCATCACTGGCTCCCGA GTGACCTTCCATTTCCGAACCATGAAGTGTGATGGGGAACACACAGTGATTGATGACAGCAGGCAGGTGGGCCAACCCATGAGCATCATCATCGGCAACATGTTCAAGCTGGAGGTGTGGGAGACGCTGCTGATGTCCATGCGGCTCGGGGAAGTGGCTGAATTCTGGTGCGATACCATC CACACAGGGGTCTACCCTATGTTGTCCCGCAGTCTGCGGCAGGTGGCTGAGGGCAAGGACCCCACCAgctggcatgtgcacacatgcggGTTGGCCAACATGTTCGCGTACCATACTCTGGGCTATGAGGACCTGGATGAGCTACAGAAAGAGCCCCAGCCTCTCATCTTCCTGATTGAGCTACTGCAG GTGGAGGCCCCGAGTGAGTACCAGAGGGAGACGTGGAATCTGAATAATGAGGAGAAGATGCAGGCTGTGCCTCTCCTTCACGGAGAAGGCAACAGGCTCTTCAAGCTGGGCCGCTATGACCAGGCTGCCACCAAGTACCAGGAGGCCATCGTGTGCCTCAGGAACCTTCAGACCAAG GAGAAGCCGTGGGAGGTTGAGTGGCTGAAGTTGGAGAAGATGATCAACACTCTGATCCTCAACTACTGCCAGTGCCTGCTGAAGAAGGAGGAGTATTATGAGGTGTTGGAGCATACCAGTGACATCCTACGACACCACCCAG GGATCGTGAAGGCCTACTATGTGCGTGCACGCGCTCATGCAGAGGTGTGGAACGCTGAGGAGGCCAAGGCGGACCTCGAGAAAGTGCTGGAGCTGGAGCCTTCCATGCGCAAGGCGGTGCTCAGGGAACTGCGGCAGCTGGAGAGCCGCCTGGCGGACAAGCAGGAGGAGGAGCGGCAGCGTTGCCGGAACATGCTGGGCTAG